Below is a genomic region from Pseudomonas svalbardensis.
ACATTGGTCTCGAACTGATGACCAGCCTGGTCATGGTGGATGGACAACGCCTCGCTCATCACTACTCCTCGCGGGTCTGGAATTCTGACCCCTACCTTACCGATGTTTTTCCGGCGAAGGAACATCTACGCCACCCCGTGCCTGAATGGACACCGAGAAGAGCTGCACCAATCTCGCGCAACCGAGCACGTATCAAATAGTAGGCACTATTGGCAGAAATGCTCAAGGTACGCTCGTCATCACGCTGGGGGCGGGGGTGCTGCTCCGGGTTACGCAGAGACGGCTCGACCAAGATCTCTGAAGGTCGACAGCCTGAACATTGCCGGATGTTGAGACTTAAGACGAGCGCCCTTTGTTAAAGTCACCTGAACATGGAGAAAGATATGAGAGGCGCCACGCAAAATCCGAACAAAAGTGTGGACGAATCCATCTAGACAGACTTTAGCCAAGACTCGGAAAAGAGCGGTGAGCGCGCGGAACTTTTCTTCGGCGGCTCGCTCAGCTCGGGCCTCCCAGCTGGATATTTTTTAAACAATGCAGTTAAAAGTTGCTCGAAAAAGAATCAACGCCTACAATTTTTTTGGCTTCTTGCTTTACGTCAGTTTACTTACGACAAGTAATGGGTAGTATGTACGCCGGCTATTTCCTCACTCTGAGGAGACAGCTAACTTAATAGAAAGTCCTTGAAGGGGAACACGATGAACAACGTTCTGAAATTCTCTGCTCTGGCTCTGGCCGCAGTTCTGGCTACCGGTTGCAGCAGCGTATCGAAAGAAACCGAAGCACGTCTGACCGCTACTGAAGACGCAGCAGCTCGCTCCCAGGCTCGTGCAGACGAAGCTTACCGTAAAGCTGATGAAGCTCTGGCTGCTGCTCAAAAAGCACAACAGACTGCTGACGAAGCTAACGAGCGTGCTCTGCGCATGCTGGACAAAGCTAGCCGCAAGTAATAATCTTTCGGGATTGTTATCAAGCCGACCCATTTTTTGGGTCGGCTTTTTTATTGCCCGCTATTTCGTACCGGCAATAAAAAACCCGCCGACGCGGTCAGCATCGGCGGGTTCCTTTCAAGCATTACTGCAACGGGTCGATCGGCGCACTCGTCACCATCGGCGCCGAGGAGTTCGGCACTCCGATTTCCACCGGCAGACCATCTTCGGCGGCAACCACGTCGCGGACCACATCCCAGTTCATGCGCAGGTTGTTGGTGATGTCCTCACGCTTGAGCATCGCGTTGATCACCGCGGTGTGTTTGTCGACCACCGAAGGGTTGCCCTTGTCGTCCAGCGGCGTGTGCGCTTCCAGATACACCTTACCGCCACTGACACCGAACTTGTACGGGTCGCTGATAATACGTACCGACGTGCCTACCGGCACCATGCCCGCCATCTCCAGCACGTTGTTGTTGAACATGCGGAAGCAACCATGACTGGTGCGCATGCCGATGCCGAACTTCTTGTTCGAACCGTGGATCAGGTAGCCCGGCGTGCCCAGCGTGAACTTGAACGGCCCCAGCGGGTTGTCCGGGCCGGCCGGCACCACGTTCGGCAATGGATCGCCATCGGCGGCGTGCTCGGCCTTGATCGACGCTGGAGGGGTCCAGGTCGGGTTCGGCGTCTTGGCGGTGATGCTGGTATGGGCAATCGGCGAGCCCCAGCCTTCACGGCCGATACCCAACGGGAAGGTGTACACCACGTTCCGGCCTTTCGGGAAGTAATAGAGGCGGTACTCGGCCAGGTTGATGACGATGCCTTCACGCGGGCCCGGCGGCAGGATGAAACGCGTCGGCAGCACCACTTCGGTGCCTGCGCCCGGCAGCCATGGATCGACGCCAGGGTTGGCCGCGACCATTTCCGAATAGCCCAGATCGTAGGTGGTGCCAAGGTCGGCGAAGGTATCTTCGTACTTGGCCTTGATCACCTGGACCTGACCGATGATGTCTTCACCGGGCGGTGGCAGGGGCAGCTCCAATGCTGCTACGGGACCCGCCACACAGAGGGCGGCGAGAGACAGGTAGCGGGTGACGGCAGGAAAGCGCGGCAACATCCGGAAAATCCTTCGCATGATCGAC
It encodes:
- the oprI gene encoding outer membrane lipoprotei OprI is translated as MNNVLKFSALALAAVLATGCSSVSKETEARLTATEDAAARSQARADEAYRKADEALAAAQKAQQTADEANERALRMLDKASRK
- a CDS encoding L,D-transpeptidase family protein; translation: MLPRFPAVTRYLSLAALCVAGPVAALELPLPPPGEDIIGQVQVIKAKYEDTFADLGTTYDLGYSEMVAANPGVDPWLPGAGTEVVLPTRFILPPGPREGIVINLAEYRLYYFPKGRNVVYTFPLGIGREGWGSPIAHTSITAKTPNPTWTPPASIKAEHAADGDPLPNVVPAGPDNPLGPFKFTLGTPGYLIHGSNKKFGIGMRTSHGCFRMFNNNVLEMAGMVPVGTSVRIISDPYKFGVSGGKVYLEAHTPLDDKGNPSVVDKHTAVINAMLKREDITNNLRMNWDVVRDVVAAEDGLPVEIGVPNSSAPMVTSAPIDPLQ